The genomic window AACTCGCCCCGCAGTACCCGGACAAGAAGTTCTGGGTGTTCGACTCGGCCGTCGACTACACCGGTAAGAACGGTTGTTCCAACAAGTGCGAGAACGTCTACTCGGTGACTTTCAAGCAGAACGAGGGCGGATATCTGGCCGGATTCCTCGCCGAGAAGCTGGTCGCCGAGAAAGCCCTCAAGGGCGCCGAATCCCTGAACAAGGTCGGAGTCGTCGGCGGTGTGAAGATCCCCGTCATCGAGGACTTCATCATCGGATTCAAGGCCGGATTCAAGGCGGCCGGCGGCAGGAACTCCCGTGTCCTCGTGCAGTACGTCGGCGGCGACAAGCCCTTCGGTGACCCCGCCAAGGGCAAGGAGATCTCCACGGCGATGTACGGGCAGGGCGCCGCTCTCGTCTGGCCGGTCGCCGGGCTCTCCGGACTCGGCACCTTCGAGTCGGCCGCGAGCGCCGGGCGTTACACCTTCGGCGTCGACTCCGACCAGTACCAGACCCTCACCGACAACGCCCAGAAGAACACCGTCGTCACCTCGATCCTCAAGAACGTCGGCAACGCCCTCTACAAGGCCGCCGAGGACGACAAGAAGGACGCCGTGAAGTACGGCGCCGTCGAGAGTGTCGGGCTCGCCGAGGACGCGGTCGGCTACGTCGACGACGACCACTTCCAGGAGGTGGTGCCGGAGAAGATCCGCACCGAGCTCCAGGAGGCCGCCGACAAGGTGAAGTCCGGTTCCCTCACGGTCCCCAGCGCCTTCTGACCCCCGAACGGCTTTGAGATGAACGAGTCATGGGACCCGGCCGGGTCCGCCGTCGCCACCCGTGCGGTCACCAAGACGTACGCCAACGGTGTGCGCGCGGTCCGGGGCGTCGACCTCGACGTACCGGCCGGTGAGATCCGCGCGGTCGTCGGCGAGAACGGCGCGGGCAAGTCCACGCTGATGAAGCTGTTCTACGGCCTGGAGCAGCCCACGTCCGGCGAGATCCTGATCGGCGGCCGGCCCCGCGTGTTGCGCGGCCCGGCCCCCGCGATCGCGCTCGGCGTGGGCATGGTCCACCAGAACCTGATGCTGGTGCCGTCCTTCACGGTCGCCCAGAACGTCGTCCTCGGCGTCGAACCCGGCCGCCGGGGCCTGGTCGACGCCAAGGCGGCCGTCGAGGCGACCGCCCGCCTCGCCGAGGAGGCCGGACTCGCCGTCGACCCGCTGGCCCGCGTCGACGAGGTGTCGGTCGGCATGCGCCAGCGCGCCGAGATCCTCAAGGCCCTCCACCGCCGCGCCCGGGTACTGATCCTGGACGAGCCGACCGCCGTCCTCACCCCGCAGGAGACGGAGGACCTCTTCGCCGCCGTACGACGGTTGCGCGACGGTGGGATGACCGTGCTGTTCATCTCCCACAAGCTGCGCGAGGTACGGGAGATCAGCGACAAGGTGAGCGTGATGCGCGCCGGCGCCCTGGTCGGGACCGTCGCCACCGCCGACACCACCCAGCACTCCCTGGCCGCGATGATGGTCGGCCGCGAGATGTCCCTCGACGTCGCCCGGGGCCCAGCGAGGCGCGGCGGGACCACGCTGCGGGTGCGGGACCTGGCGTACGACGCCCCGACCGGCCAGTCCCTGCACGGCCTCGACTTCGACGTCGCGGCGGGCGAGATCGTCGGCGTGGCCGGCATCGAGGGCAACGGGCAGACCGAACTCGCCGAGATCCTGGCCGGGTTGCGCCGGCCGAGCGCGGGGACCGTCCGCGTCGGAGACACCGACACCGCCGGTCTGGACGTCGCGGGACACCGCCGGGCCGGCATCGGATACGTCCCCGAGGACCGCCTCCACGACGGGGCCGCCCTGGACGAGTCCATCGCCGACAACCTCGTCGTCGACCGGCACGACCGCCCGCCTCTCGCCCGCCGCGGCGTCCTGCGCCCGGCAGCCGTACGCGCCCACGCCGAGCAACTCGTCGCGGACTACGCGATCCGTACCCCCGACCCGTCCGTCCCGGTGCGCGCGCTGTCCGGCGGCAACATGCAGAAGGTCGTCGTCGCCCGCGAACTCTCCGCCGCGCCAAGGCTGTTGATCGCCTGCCAGGTCACGCGCGGCGTGGACATCGGCGCGATGCGCTTCATGTACGAGCGTCTCGTCGCCGCGCGGGACGAGGGCGCCGCCGTCCTCCTCATCTCCGCCGACCTCACCGAACTCCTCGCCCTCTCCGACCGGTTGCTCGTCCTCAAGGACGGCCACCTCGTCGGCCGCTTCGACGACACGACCGGCCTCACGGAGAAACGGGTCGGTCTGTACATGCTCGGCGTCGAGCAGCACGACCGTGGCCGGCCGGCAGCGGGGGACGACGACGATTCCGGCGACTCCGGGAAGGCGACCGCCGAATGACCACCAGCCCTCCGGCCACCCTCATCGAGAGCGAGGACCGCCGGGAGTACAAGGCCACCCGGCGCCGCGGCCTCGCCGTCGACCTCAGCATGACCCTGGCGACGATCCTGGCCGCCCTCGCCATCGGCTTCCTCGTGATGCTCGCCACCGGCAAGGACCCGATCGCGGCCTACGAGGCCTTGCTCACCGGCCCGTTGGAGCGTTCCTTCCGCGTCGGCCGCTGGCTGGAGGACGCCACCACACTCACCCTGCTCGGCCTGTCGGTGGCGATCCCCTTCCGGGCCCGGCAGATCAGCCTGGGCGCCGAAAGCCAGCTGTACGCCGGCGCGTTGGCGGCGGCCACGGTCGCGATCTTCCTGCCGCTGCCGCCGGTCGCCGCCGTGATCGTCCCGCTGGTCGCCGCGGCGGCGGCCGGGGCCGGCATGGGCTTCGTACCGGGATCGATGAAGGCCCGGCTCGGCGCCAACGAGATCGTGGCGACGCTGATGCTCAACGCCATCGTCGTCCGCGTCTACGACTACCTGGTCAACGGCCCGCTGAAGGAGCCGGGAAGCAGCGCCGTCCACTCGGAGCGCATCCAGCCGGACTCCGCCCTCACCCCGCTCACCGAATGGCTCGGCATCCCCTTCGGCCGCGCGAACGTCGGCTTCCTGCTGATGCTGCTCACCGCCGTCGCGCTGTGGCTGCTCATCACCCGTACCCCGCTCGGCTACCGCATCCGGATGACCGGCTCGAACGTCCACTTCGCCGAGTACGGCGGTATCCGGGTGCCCCGCGCCATCGAGTGGAGCTTCGTCATCGGCGGGGCCGTCGCGGGCCTGGCGGGAGCGCATCTCGTGCAGGGCGTGTACGGGCGGCTGGAGCCCGGGCTCGCCGGGAGCCTCGCCTTCGAGGGGATCGTGGTGGCGCTGCTCGCCCGCAACAACCCGCTGGTCGTCGTGGTCGCCGGCCTCTTCTACTCCTACCTGCGTGCCGGGGGAGACATCATGGAACAGCAGACCGACGTGGGCACGGAGATCGTGGTCGTGATCCAGGCGGTCATCGTGCTGCTGGTCACCGCCCAGGCCCTCCCGGACCTCCTCAAGCGCCGCCTCGCACGCAGGCAGGCCGACCCCTCGCGCAAGCAGTCCGGCGCCGCGCACGGGGAGGCGGGTGCCCGATGAGTTCGGTCCTGGACGTCGTCCTCAGCAGCGCCTTCCTCGCGGCCGTCCTGCGCGTCGCGACCCCCTACCTGCTCGCGGCCATGGGCGGACTTGTCGCCGAACGCGCCGGCATCAGCAACATCGCCCTGGAGGGCCAGATGCTGAGCGCCGCCTGCACGGGCGCGCTGGTCGCCGGCTACAGCGGATCGGTAGCGGCCGGAGCTTTCGCCGGAGTCGCCGTGGCCGTGCTCCTCGGCCTGCTGCTCGCCGCGCTCCGCCTGGAACTGGGCGCCGACGCGATCATCGCCGGCATCGGACTCAACCTGCTCGCCTCCGGCGGCACCGCCTACGCCGTCTTCACCCTCCTCGACGACAAGGGTGGCACCTCCGGCCTCAACAGCGGCACCCTGCCGACGATCACCCTGCCCGGCATCGAGCACATCCCGGTGGTGGGCGAGGTGCTGAGCGGCCAGAACATGGTCACCTGGCTGGCCTTCCTCGCCGCCCCCTTCGTCGCCTGGCTCTTCTACCGGACCCGCTTCGGCTTCCACCTCCGCGCGGTCGGCGAGATGCCGGACGCCGCATCCTCGGTCGGCATCGCGGTACGGCGCGTCCAGTACGCCGGGCTCGCCCTCAGCGGCGCCCTCGCCGGCCTCGCCGGGGTCTTCCTCAGCATGGGATACGTCTCCTTCTTCGTCCGGGACATGACCGCCGGCCGCGGTTTCATCGCCCTCGCCGCGGTGTTCCTGGGCGGCCTGCGCCCCTGGGGCGTCTTCCTCGCCGCCCTCGGCTTCGGCGCGGCCGAGGCGCTGGCGGTCCAACTCGGCACCCTCGACGTACCACCACAGCTGGTGTCGACCATCCCGTACGCCATGACACTCGTCGCCCTCGCGCTGTACGCGTGGCGCAGGAAGCGGCGCGGCATGGGGGAGGTGGCCCCGACCTCGGTCTGACCCGCGCCTCGGTCCGACCCGGGCCTCGGTCCGACCCGGGCCTGTCTCTGACCCGGACGTGTCTTTGCCTCGGGCCTGTCTTTGCCGCGGGCCTGTCTCTGACGCCGGGCTCTCTCGGCCCCTGGCCTCGCGCGACCGCGGTCTTCGTCCTGCCCCCTGGCCTCCCCCTGCCCCCGACCTCCCCCTGCCCCCGGCCTTCCCGGCCCCTGTCCCACCACTCCTCCTGCCGCCCGACAGCCCGGCGATTTCCTTCCGCCGCAACGGTGATCAGCCACGACGGCGCATTCCGCCGGTGCCGAGCCCAGGCGCGCCCAGCCGCCCGCACCCCAGCCGCCCGCACCCCAGCCGCCCGCACCCCAGCCGCCCGCACCCCAGCCACCCGCACCCCAACCGCCCTCACCCCTGGAGGGGAACACCCATGCCCAGCAACACACACCGGCACAGAGCCCGCCGCAGACGCGCGGTCCTCGGCTCCCTCACGACAGCCGCACTCCTCGGCGGACTCGCCCTCACCAACGGCCTCGTCGCGGACGCCGCCCCGGAAGCGGAAGGGGTCAAGCGCACCCAGAACGGCATCACCCTCCTCGACACGCTCACCGTCCCCGCCGGAACCACCGAGTTCGGCATGCCCTTCGGCGGCCTCTCCGGCATCGACTACGACCCGCAGACCCACACGTACGCGGCCCTCAGCGACGACCGTTCGGAGAACGGCAAGGCCCGCTTCTACTCGCTCCAACTGCCGCTCAAGGGCGAGGAGTTCGCGGAAGACAAGCCCACCCTCGACACCCTGACCGTCCTCGACGACACGACCGGTGAACCCTTCGCCGCCAAGGCCGTCGACCCGGAGGCGATCCGCTGGAACCCGGACGGCAAGGGTCTGCTGTGGACCAGTGAGGGCGCCTCGGCCTCCGGGCAGCCGGCGTTCGTCCGTGAGACGTCCGCGTCCGGCGCGTACATACGCGAACTCCCGCTGCCGAAGGCGTACGCCCCGGTCCGCTCGGAGTCGGGCACGCTCACCGCCGGGGTCCGCAACAACCAGGCGCTGGAAGGACTGACCCTCACCCCGGACGGCCGCAAGGTCGTCACGATCACCGAGAACGCGCTCGTCCAGGACGGCCCGGCGGCCGGACTGACGGCCAAGAGCCCGTCCCGGCTGCTGGTGACGGACCGCCGTACCGGCGAGGCGGAGGCCGAGCACGTCTACGAGGTCGACCCGATCTCCGCCGCGCCCACCGCCCCGCTGCCCGCCCCCGTCGGCACGTACGCGGCGGACCGGGGCGTCTCCGAGATCCTCGCGATCAACAAGACCGACTACCTCACCGTCGAGCGCTCCTTCGCGTCCGGTGTCGGTTTCGCGATCCGTCTGTACTGGACCACCACCCGAGGCGCGACGGACGTACACGGCGAGGCGAAGCTGTCCGGCTCGGAGCGGCCGATGCCGAAGAAGCTGCTGTACGACTTCACCCTGTCCGGCACGGACGCCGACAACGTCGAGGGCATCACCTGGGGCCCGACCCTGCCCGACGGCTCCCGCACGCTCGTCCTGGTCGCCGACGACAACTTCGGCTTCAACGGCAGCGTCACCAAGTTCCATCTGCTGTCCATGCGTCCCGAAGTCCTGACCGGCGGTTTCCCCGCTCCCCCCGAGCAGCCGTCCACCGTCGACGTCCAGCTGCTCTCCTTCAACGACTTCCACGGCAACCTGGAGCCGCCCACGGGCCGTGACGCCAACCTCGGTTCCAAGCTGGACGCGAAGTCCACGCCGGTCGGCGGCGCGGAGTACCTGGCGGCCCGGCTCAAGCAGCTCCGCGAGGGCACGGACGCCTCACTGACCGTCGCCGCCGGTGACGTCATAGGCGCCAGCCCCTTCCTCTCCGGCCTCTTCCACGACGAACCGACCGTCGAGTCCATGGAGAAACTGCACCTGGACGTCACGAGCGTCGGCAACCACGAATTCGACGAGGGCACCGAGGAACTGCTGCGCATCCAGCACGGCGGCTGCCACCCCGAGGACGGCTGCTACATCAAGGACGAGCCGTACGACGGCTCCTCCTTCCCGTGGCTCGCGGCCAACGTCCTCGACCGCACCACCGGCAAGCCGCTCCTCGCCCCCACCTGGGTCAAGCAGGTCGACGGCGTCAAGGTCGGCTTCATCGGCATGACCCTGGAGGGCACCTCCGAGGTCACCGGCCAGTCCGGCATCAAGTCCGTGCGCTTCACCGACGAGGTCGAGACCGCCGACTCCGCCGCCCGCAAGCTGCGCCGTCAGGGCGTCGAGGCGATCGTGGTCCTGCTCCACGAGGGCGGCGTGCAGGCCGGTTCGTACGGGCAGTGCGACGGCATCTCCGGACCGATCGTCGACATCGCGAAGCACCTGGACCCGGCCATCGACGCCGTCGTCACCGGCCACACCCACCAGCCGTACATCTGCTCCCTGCCCGACCCGGCGGGCAACCCGCGCACGGTCACCTCGGCCTCGTCCTTCGGCCGCGTCGTCACCGAGACGCGGCTCCCGGTGGACCGCCGTACCGGTGACGTCGTACGCGACCAGGTCGCCGCGATGAACCACCTCGTCACCCGCACCGTCACCAAGAACGCCGACCAGACGGCCGTCATCGACAAGTGGAAGGCGCTCTCCGCGCCCCTCGCCAACCGCGTCGTCGGCAGCGTCACCGCCGACATCACCCGCTCCGAGACCCGCGACGCCGAGTCGGACCTCGCGAACCTCGTCGCCGACGCCCAGCTGGCCGCGACCTCGGCACCCGAACGAGGCGGCGCCCAGATCGCGTTGATGAACCCCGGCGGCGTACGGGCGGACCTCGTCCACGCCTCCTCGACGGGCGGCGAGGCGCCGGGCGAGATCACCTACGCCGAGGCCTTCGCCGTACAGCCCTTCGCCGGGTCCCTGGTGTCGGTCGACCTCACCGGAGCGCAGATCGAGCAGATCCTGGAGGAACAGTTCAACGACTCCGGCACCCGCGCACCCACCCTCATGCTGGGCGTCTCCAAGGGCCTGACGTACTCCTTCTCCCGCAGCGCCCCGGTCGGCGACCGCATCGACCCGTCATCGATCAAGCTCAACGGTGAGCCGCTGGGGCCGGACACCACGTACCGCGTGACCGCCAACACCTTCCTCGCGGCAGGCGGCGACGGCTTCACCACCTTCGCCGAGGGCGAGAACACGGTCGGAGGCGGCGACGACATCACCGCACTGACCGACCACCTCGCGGCCCAGAGCCCCGTGGCACCGCCGGGGACGGATCGGGTGACCGAACTGCCCTGATGGGGGGTGAGGCCTCGCGGACAGGGCCATGGCCGGGAAGGGACGCTGGTGGGCGTTCCTTCCCGGCCACGGCCGTCGCGGGCTACGGCAGTCGAGTACGCGCTCCCACTGCGCCGAGGGGAGGACGTGGGCTCGCCGGGGGCAGTCCGAGGACGCGTGCGCGGGCGGCAGCCGTGAGCAGGGCCGGGTGGAGGAGGCCCGCCGGTGAGCCGACGAGGTGGTAGACGCGGTCCAGGGCGCGTTGGGCGCGGAGGTCGCCGTGTACGGCGAGCCGGTCCACCTCG from Streptomyces sp. DSM 40750 includes these protein-coding regions:
- a CDS encoding BMP family lipoprotein, coding for MRRFAPGAAVAVAGMLVLTACGGSGSDDSGSASSGKTRIKLVINGGLGDKSFFDSAHEGLKRAESELGYELKVVELGQDRTKWEPGFEDAAAADDYDILAAGTFDVTDYIGELAPQYPDKKFWVFDSAVDYTGKNGCSNKCENVYSVTFKQNEGGYLAGFLAEKLVAEKALKGAESLNKVGVVGGVKIPVIEDFIIGFKAGFKAAGGRNSRVLVQYVGGDKPFGDPAKGKEISTAMYGQGAALVWPVAGLSGLGTFESAASAGRYTFGVDSDQYQTLTDNAQKNTVVTSILKNVGNALYKAAEDDKKDAVKYGAVESVGLAEDAVGYVDDDHFQEVVPEKIRTELQEAADKVKSGSLTVPSAF
- a CDS encoding ABC transporter ATP-binding protein, with the protein product MNESWDPAGSAVATRAVTKTYANGVRAVRGVDLDVPAGEIRAVVGENGAGKSTLMKLFYGLEQPTSGEILIGGRPRVLRGPAPAIALGVGMVHQNLMLVPSFTVAQNVVLGVEPGRRGLVDAKAAVEATARLAEEAGLAVDPLARVDEVSVGMRQRAEILKALHRRARVLILDEPTAVLTPQETEDLFAAVRRLRDGGMTVLFISHKLREVREISDKVSVMRAGALVGTVATADTTQHSLAAMMVGREMSLDVARGPARRGGTTLRVRDLAYDAPTGQSLHGLDFDVAAGEIVGVAGIEGNGQTELAEILAGLRRPSAGTVRVGDTDTAGLDVAGHRRAGIGYVPEDRLHDGAALDESIADNLVVDRHDRPPLARRGVLRPAAVRAHAEQLVADYAIRTPDPSVPVRALSGGNMQKVVVARELSAAPRLLIACQVTRGVDIGAMRFMYERLVAARDEGAAVLLISADLTELLALSDRLLVLKDGHLVGRFDDTTGLTEKRVGLYMLGVEQHDRGRPAAGDDDDSGDSGKATAE
- a CDS encoding ABC transporter permease gives rise to the protein MTTSPPATLIESEDRREYKATRRRGLAVDLSMTLATILAALAIGFLVMLATGKDPIAAYEALLTGPLERSFRVGRWLEDATTLTLLGLSVAIPFRARQISLGAESQLYAGALAAATVAIFLPLPPVAAVIVPLVAAAAAGAGMGFVPGSMKARLGANEIVATLMLNAIVVRVYDYLVNGPLKEPGSSAVHSERIQPDSALTPLTEWLGIPFGRANVGFLLMLLTAVALWLLITRTPLGYRIRMTGSNVHFAEYGGIRVPRAIEWSFVIGGAVAGLAGAHLVQGVYGRLEPGLAGSLAFEGIVVALLARNNPLVVVVAGLFYSYLRAGGDIMEQQTDVGTEIVVVIQAVIVLLVTAQALPDLLKRRLARRQADPSRKQSGAAHGEAGAR
- a CDS encoding ABC transporter permease, translating into MSSVLDVVLSSAFLAAVLRVATPYLLAAMGGLVAERAGISNIALEGQMLSAACTGALVAGYSGSVAAGAFAGVAVAVLLGLLLAALRLELGADAIIAGIGLNLLASGGTAYAVFTLLDDKGGTSGLNSGTLPTITLPGIEHIPVVGEVLSGQNMVTWLAFLAAPFVAWLFYRTRFGFHLRAVGEMPDAASSVGIAVRRVQYAGLALSGALAGLAGVFLSMGYVSFFVRDMTAGRGFIALAAVFLGGLRPWGVFLAALGFGAAEALAVQLGTLDVPPQLVSTIPYAMTLVALALYAWRRKRRGMGEVAPTSV
- a CDS encoding esterase-like activity of phytase family protein, encoding MPSNTHRHRARRRRAVLGSLTTAALLGGLALTNGLVADAAPEAEGVKRTQNGITLLDTLTVPAGTTEFGMPFGGLSGIDYDPQTHTYAALSDDRSENGKARFYSLQLPLKGEEFAEDKPTLDTLTVLDDTTGEPFAAKAVDPEAIRWNPDGKGLLWTSEGASASGQPAFVRETSASGAYIRELPLPKAYAPVRSESGTLTAGVRNNQALEGLTLTPDGRKVVTITENALVQDGPAAGLTAKSPSRLLVTDRRTGEAEAEHVYEVDPISAAPTAPLPAPVGTYAADRGVSEILAINKTDYLTVERSFASGVGFAIRLYWTTTRGATDVHGEAKLSGSERPMPKKLLYDFTLSGTDADNVEGITWGPTLPDGSRTLVLVADDNFGFNGSVTKFHLLSMRPEVLTGGFPAPPEQPSTVDVQLLSFNDFHGNLEPPTGRDANLGSKLDAKSTPVGGAEYLAARLKQLREGTDASLTVAAGDVIGASPFLSGLFHDEPTVESMEKLHLDVTSVGNHEFDEGTEELLRIQHGGCHPEDGCYIKDEPYDGSSFPWLAANVLDRTTGKPLLAPTWVKQVDGVKVGFIGMTLEGTSEVTGQSGIKSVRFTDEVETADSAARKLRRQGVEAIVVLLHEGGVQAGSYGQCDGISGPIVDIAKHLDPAIDAVVTGHTHQPYICSLPDPAGNPRTVTSASSFGRVVTETRLPVDRRTGDVVRDQVAAMNHLVTRTVTKNADQTAVIDKWKALSAPLANRVVGSVTADITRSETRDAESDLANLVADAQLAATSAPERGGAQIALMNPGGVRADLVHASSTGGEAPGEITYAEAFAVQPFAGSLVSVDLTGAQIEQILEEQFNDSGTRAPTLMLGVSKGLTYSFSRSAPVGDRIDPSSIKLNGEPLGPDTTYRVTANTFLAAGGDGFTTFAEGENTVGGGDDITALTDHLAAQSPVAPPGTDRVTELP